The genome window TTTTATAAGTTTTCTGACAAAGCCGGTATGTTTTTTGGCGTTCATGAAGGTTTTATCCCAACCAGCCCTAAAGAGCATCCGGTAGTTGAAATAGAAAATAGCGTTAATTATGAACTTGGCGCACGCTATAAAGATAATGGCACTCAGGCTGAAGCGGTAGTTTTTTATAATAATATAAAAAACCTTAAGGAAAGCTGCTCATTTTCGGCGGCGGCTAGTTGTGGGGATAACCTTGATGCAGAGTATAACAGTGGTAAAGCTGTAGTTTATGGCTTAGAGCTGACACTAGGACATAGCTTTGCTCTTAATAGCCTGTTTGATATGCCAGTATCGCTAACTTACACCCATACTCAATCTGAATTTTCCAGCGCCTTCACTTCGGATTTTCCAATGTGGGGGATTATTGAGAAAGGTGATAATTTGCCCTATCAGCCAGAGAATCAGTTATCACTTAATCTTGGGTTAGCGGCGAGTGCTTGGCAAGTGAGCGTTACTGTACGTTATGTTGATGATATGCTTGAAGCATCGGGTGATGATGTTTTGCTCTCCGATGTAATGGCCGAAGCCCATACAGTGATTGATGTTTCTGCCAGTTATGAAATAGGTGATTATGGTAGTCTTTACCTAAAAATTGATAACTTGATGGATGAACAGGAAGTCATCAGTCGCCGTCCTTATGGTGCTAGACCAGGCAAAGCACAGCAAGCCTTTATTGGTTATCAGTACAGTTTTTAGTTGCGAGTGACATTAATGGATAAATACAAGGGATAGATCAATACACTATCCCTTTTTTATGTATAGGATGTACGGTATAACGCGGGTTCAGGACGAACAGGAGCGTATATGTATAGGATGTACGGTATAACGCGGGTTCAGGACGAACAGGAGCGTATATGTATAGGATGTACGGTCAGTTTTTTTGTTCCTGACAAAAACTAAGTACCTGCGTCCATGCAGGCAATGGTGAAATTGCAGGAGCATCATTTCGTGTCTGTATACGACTGCATGGATGCAGGAGGTAGGGCGAAGCAGGACGCCAGAGCCGAGGATGTAATATTAACGAATTAGTTGGTTTTTATCGGGTAAAATGACAGTGTTTGATTTTCTATCGGCCAATATGCAGGAATTAACCCAGTACCTGTTTGATGCCAATAAGCGCATTTACTGGGGTTACTTAGTTTCTGCCATCTTGCTTGCCGTGCCAGTGTTTTTATTGCAGGCGAAAAAACAGCAACAAGCAGCTTCGGCTATCGGCTTTTTCTCATTTTTAATGCCGAAAAAAATCTATCTGTCACAATCTGCCCGTAATGATTACGCCTTGTTAGTGATCAATAAGCTAATCAAAGCTGCGCTTTTTCCGATGGTCATTTTGACCATGGCACCGATTGCCATCTGGGTAACAACCTTTTTGGAAACTGTATTTGGCAAAATAGAGTACCTGCAACTGTCAGCCACTTCCGTGATGATAGTTTTTACACTGTGCTTGTTTATTTTTGATGATTTTACCCGCTTTTATTTACACTATATTTTGCATCGTATCCCGATATTGTGGGAGTTTCATAAGGTGCATCATTCGGCGCGGGTCTTAACACCTTTTACCATTTATCGTTCTCATCCGGTAGAAAGCTATTTATATGCCTGCCGGATGGCGTTAACTCAGGGCTTTGTGGTTGGTCTTTGTTACTATTTCCTTGGTCCAACATTAAAAATGATTGATATTGTCGGCGCTAATATTTTTGTCTTTGCCTTTAATATTATGGGTTCGAATTTACGTCATAGCCATATCTGGCTGTCATGGGGCGATAAAGTCGAGCGCTGGCTAATCAGTCCGGCGCAGCATCAAATCCATCATAGTGACGAACCAAGACTTTGCCATTCAAATTTTGGTTCCGCGTTATCCATATGGGATCGCATAGCAGGTTGTTTTACCTTGGCTTCTCAGGTTAAAGAACTCACTATCGGTATCGGTAAACAAACCGCTGAGCATGACAAGCTAATCAACATTTATTTCTCGCCTTTTAAACACGCATGGCAACGTATTTGGCATAAGAGGCGTTTTAAAAGCTAAATAAAATAGCTCTTTTATCGCGATAGCTCTATGTGCCAGTGCTGCATTGTGGGGTAATTCCTGTTGCTCAACGAATAATCAAGAGGCTGTGAGCATCAGGCGATTAGCAGCTGGAAATTTAGTAGCTGCTATCTGTAATTGGTTTTCATTGCAGAAATAGATCTATTAAGACAGCCCTACCTTTACCATTAAGAGCTATTTTCAATTGGATAGTCATTAAATTTCCTTAATATCGCTTTCTTAATGAGAATTATTGTTATTCTTATTGATCTTGTTATTTAACTTAGTTAGTATCCACACCATAATATTAATGATACCAATTCTTATTTGTATTTAATTTAGGGTGTTTACAATGAAGTTCAGCTCAGTAACAAAAATTTCCGCTGCATTGCTAATGGCGATGTCGTTAACTGCATGTGTTGATGATGGCGAAGATGGCGCTGCAGGACAAGCCGGTGCTGCTGGCGTAAATGGCACAAACGGAGTTAGCAGTTTTGTTACTCGCGACGATGTTTTAAAAACTAATG of Thalassotalea insulae contains these proteins:
- a CDS encoding sterol desaturase family protein → MFDFLSANMQELTQYLFDANKRIYWGYLVSAILLAVPVFLLQAKKQQQAASAIGFFSFLMPKKIYLSQSARNDYALLVINKLIKAALFPMVILTMAPIAIWVTTFLETVFGKIEYLQLSATSVMIVFTLCLFIFDDFTRFYLHYILHRIPILWEFHKVHHSARVLTPFTIYRSHPVESYLYACRMALTQGFVVGLCYYFLGPTLKMIDIVGANIFVFAFNIMGSNLRHSHIWLSWGDKVERWLISPAQHQIHHSDEPRLCHSNFGSALSIWDRIAGCFTLASQVKELTIGIGKQTAEHDKLINIYFSPFKHAWQRIWHKRRFKS